A genomic window from Maridesulfovibrio sp. includes:
- the clpB gene encoding ATP-dependent chaperone ClpB, with translation MDPNKFTQKTNDAIAAAQSLAVKNGQQQIEVEHLLLALIEQEKGIVSKILEKSSIDPSAYKKAVEAEISKLPRVSGPGAQPGQVFVTQRLNRIIVASEEIAQRMQDEFISVEHLFLAIMDEHGSTGAGKVNKTFGLTKDKVLEAMTSIRGNQRVTTDNPEATYDALKKYGRDLVGEARKGKLDPVIGRDSEIRRVIRILSRRTKNNPILIGEAGVGKTAIIEGLAQRIVKQDVPEGLKDKTVFMLDMGALIAGAKYRGEFEERLKAVLKEVQESDGQIIIFIDEIHTIVGAGKTDGAMDAGNLLKPMLARGELHCIGATTTDEYRKYIEKDPALERRFQTIMVEEPTIEDTISILRGLKERFEVHHGVRISDSAIVEAAGLSARYITDRQLPDKAIDLIDEAAAMIRTEIDSQPYELDKVNRQILQAEIEREALRKEDDTASRERLSKLEDSLTEMKIKQSELVEQWEKEKGSIDTVRDLKAQIEKTKLDIEAAERSLDYNRAAELKYSTLLALEKQLEGIENDIEGEEDKVTADSKRLLKEFVGPDDIAGIISRWTGIPVSRLVEGEREKLLRLEDILHDRVIGQDDAVRAVSEAVLRARAGLKDPSRPIGSFIFLGPTGVGKTELCKALAEALFDSEENIVRMDMSEYMEKHAVARLIGAPPGYIGYDEGGQLTEAIRRKPYSVVLFDEIEKAHSDVFNVLLQILDDGRITDSQGRTVDCKNTIIIMTSNLGSQLMLEGIEENGEFKTGVQDGVMNVLRNHFRPEFLNRVDETVLFKPLLEKDLVKIVDLQLAGLRARLGEQKMSMEVTDKAKAFIAHASYDPIYGARPLRRFLQSHVETPLAKKIISGELREEHAINIDASDDGLEFKSE, from the coding sequence ATGGATCCGAACAAATTCACACAAAAAACAAACGACGCAATTGCTGCGGCACAATCTCTGGCCGTAAAGAACGGTCAGCAGCAGATAGAAGTGGAACATCTCCTCCTCGCTCTTATTGAGCAGGAAAAAGGAATAGTTTCCAAAATTCTCGAAAAATCATCCATTGATCCCTCGGCCTATAAAAAGGCTGTTGAGGCTGAAATCAGCAAACTGCCTCGTGTCAGCGGCCCCGGAGCCCAGCCCGGACAGGTCTTTGTCACCCAGCGGTTGAACAGGATTATTGTTGCCTCTGAAGAAATCGCCCAGCGCATGCAGGACGAATTCATCAGCGTGGAACACCTGTTTCTTGCCATCATGGACGAACATGGTTCCACCGGAGCAGGAAAAGTCAACAAGACTTTCGGCCTGACCAAGGACAAAGTTCTGGAGGCCATGACTTCAATCCGCGGTAACCAGCGCGTGACCACTGACAACCCGGAAGCGACCTATGACGCACTCAAGAAATATGGGCGTGATCTGGTTGGAGAGGCCCGCAAAGGCAAGCTTGATCCGGTAATCGGCCGTGATTCTGAAATACGACGGGTCATCCGTATCCTTTCCCGGCGGACCAAGAACAACCCCATTCTAATAGGTGAAGCCGGGGTTGGTAAAACTGCCATTATCGAAGGTCTGGCACAGCGTATAGTAAAACAGGATGTTCCCGAAGGGTTGAAAGACAAAACCGTCTTCATGCTCGACATGGGCGCACTCATCGCAGGGGCAAAGTATCGCGGTGAATTTGAGGAACGTCTCAAGGCAGTACTCAAGGAAGTTCAGGAATCAGATGGGCAGATCATCATTTTTATTGACGAGATCCACACCATTGTCGGCGCAGGTAAAACCGATGGCGCAATGGATGCCGGCAACCTGCTAAAACCGATGCTGGCCCGTGGCGAACTGCACTGCATCGGTGCAACCACCACAGACGAGTACCGCAAATATATTGAGAAAGACCCGGCCCTTGAACGCCGCTTCCAGACCATTATGGTTGAGGAACCGACCATCGAGGATACGATTTCAATCCTGCGCGGACTTAAAGAACGTTTTGAAGTTCATCACGGAGTTCGCATCAGTGACAGCGCAATTGTAGAAGCAGCCGGACTGTCCGCCCGCTACATCACCGACCGTCAGTTGCCGGACAAGGCTATTGACCTCATTGATGAAGCAGCGGCCATGATCAGGACCGAAATCGACTCGCAGCCCTATGAACTGGACAAGGTCAACCGCCAGATTCTACAGGCTGAAATCGAGCGGGAGGCCCTGCGCAAAGAAGACGATACCGCATCCCGTGAGCGTCTTTCCAAGCTGGAAGACTCCCTTACCGAGATGAAGATCAAGCAGTCCGAACTGGTTGAACAATGGGAGAAGGAAAAGGGTTCCATCGATACTGTGCGCGACTTGAAGGCCCAGATCGAAAAAACCAAGCTCGACATTGAGGCGGCTGAACGCAGCCTTGATTACAACCGCGCTGCGGAACTTAAATATTCCACCCTGCTTGCTCTTGAAAAACAGCTTGAAGGGATTGAAAATGATATAGAAGGCGAAGAGGACAAAGTCACCGCGGACAGCAAACGTCTACTCAAGGAATTTGTCGGCCCGGACGACATCGCCGGGATCATCTCCCGCTGGACCGGAATTCCGGTAAGCCGCCTTGTGGAAGGCGAGCGCGAGAAACTGCTCCGCCTTGAAGACATCCTTCATGACCGTGTGATCGGACAGGATGATGCGGTCCGCGCTGTTTCCGAAGCTGTACTGCGCGCCCGTGCGGGACTTAAAGACCCGTCCAGACCTATCGGCTCATTCATCTTCCTCGGTCCTACCGGGGTCGGTAAAACCGAGCTTTGTAAAGCTCTGGCCGAAGCGCTCTTTGACAGTGAAGAAAATATTGTCCGTATGGACATGTCGGAATACATGGAAAAACACGCGGTGGCACGACTCATAGGAGCCCCTCCGGGCTACATCGGTTATGATGAAGGCGGCCAGCTTACCGAAGCAATACGCCGCAAGCCATACTCCGTTGTGCTCTTTGACGAAATAGAAAAAGCACACAGCGATGTATTCAACGTGCTACTGCAAATCCTTGATGATGGCCGGATCACCGATTCACAGGGACGTACAGTGGATTGCAAAAACACCATCATTATCATGACTTCCAACCTCGGCTCACAGCTGATGCTTGAAGGAATTGAAGAGAACGGGGAATTTAAAACCGGTGTTCAGGACGGAGTAATGAATGTCCTACGGAATCATTTCCGCCCGGAATTTCTGAACCGAGTTGATGAAACTGTGCTCTTCAAACCGTTACTCGAAAAGGACCTCGTGAAAATTGTCGACCTGCAACTGGCAGGACTGCGTGCGCGTCTCGGAGAGCAGAAGATGTCCATGGAAGTAACAGACAAGGCCAAGGCTTTCATTGCCCATGCGTCCTACGATCCCATATACGGAGCAAGGCCGCTGCGCAGGTTCCTTCAGTCCCACGTGGAAACACCGCTGGCCAAAAAAATTATCAGCGGCGAACTGCGTGAGGAACATGCTATTAATATCGATGCTAGCGATGATGGTTTGGAGTTTAAATCAGAGTAA
- a CDS encoding chaperone modulator CbpM, translated as MDINKRTEAQPPSSSKRLVITQVMEMTGLAETVVMELISMEWVRPGTTGDGHYLFETRDLYRMTKLSRLCKDLEVTPIGGSIIIDLLDRVEKLETQIEEMKKLI; from the coding sequence ATGGATATAAATAAAAGAACCGAAGCGCAGCCTCCCAGCAGCTCTAAACGTCTGGTTATCACTCAGGTCATGGAAATGACCGGACTGGCGGAAACCGTCGTCATGGAGTTGATCAGTATGGAGTGGGTTCGGCCCGGTACTACCGGGGACGGGCATTATCTCTTTGAGACACGCGATTTGTATCGCATGACCAAGCTTTCAAGGCTCTGCAAAGATCTTGAAGTCACCCCCATAGGCGGATCAATCATTATTGACCTGCTCGACAGGGTCGAGAAGTTAGAAACTCAGATCGAAGAAATGAAAAAGTTGATTTAA
- a CDS encoding DnaJ C-terminal domain-containing protein, with translation MSVKYKDYYKLLGVSRSASKEEVAKAFKKLARQYHPDLNPDNAEAEQKFKEINEAYEVLKDPEKRKMYDQFGADWEHGQNFRPPPGYENMNFGGGGFQGFGGAGGGDFSDFFETIFGGGGASFGGGGFGGAQGFSGGGFHQQRPRKGENSETTLLLTLEEAYKGGPKSITVQEKATGPGGHPMVQSKTLDVKIPAGIKEGQKIRLSGQGSPGPNDGPRGDLYLKIKFAAHQHFKVEENNIIFDLHLAPWEAAMGGKFKLPTLDGMVEMNIPAGLGSGKKLRIKGRGLGTGVNKGDQFVRVMIQVPKADTDEIKKLWEELAEKSNFSPRSF, from the coding sequence ATGAGCGTGAAATATAAGGACTACTACAAACTTCTGGGAGTATCCCGATCCGCAAGCAAGGAAGAAGTTGCCAAGGCTTTCAAGAAATTGGCCAGGCAGTACCATCCTGACTTGAACCCGGATAACGCGGAAGCTGAACAGAAGTTTAAGGAAATCAACGAAGCTTACGAAGTTCTCAAGGACCCGGAAAAGCGCAAAATGTACGACCAGTTTGGTGCGGACTGGGAGCACGGGCAGAATTTCCGTCCACCGCCGGGCTATGAGAACATGAACTTCGGCGGTGGCGGATTCCAAGGATTCGGCGGAGCCGGCGGCGGTGATTTCAGCGACTTTTTCGAAACCATTTTCGGAGGCGGTGGAGCAAGCTTTGGTGGCGGCGGTTTCGGCGGGGCGCAGGGGTTTAGCGGTGGAGGATTCCACCAGCAACGCCCACGCAAAGGTGAGAACTCTGAGACCACCCTGCTTCTGACCCTTGAGGAAGCATACAAGGGCGGACCGAAATCCATAACCGTGCAGGAAAAGGCAACCGGTCCGGGCGGGCATCCCATGGTACAGTCCAAGACTCTGGATGTTAAAATTCCCGCCGGGATTAAAGAAGGTCAGAAAATCAGACTTTCCGGTCAGGGTTCTCCCGGACCGAACGATGGCCCTCGCGGAGACCTGTACCTGAAAATCAAGTTCGCAGCGCACCAGCATTTCAAGGTTGAAGAAAACAATATAATCTTCGACCTGCACCTTGCACCATGGGAAGCGGCAATGGGCGGAAAGTTCAAACTGCCTACCCTTGACGGAATGGTTGAAATGAATATTCCTGCCGGACTTGGCAGCGGGAAGAAACTAAGGATCAAAGGACGCGGACTCGGTACCGGAGTTAACAAAGGAGACCAGTTTGTACGCGTCATGATTCAGGTTCCCAAGGCTGATACCGACGAAATTAAAAAATTATGGGAAGAACTGGCTGAAAAATCCAACTTCTCACCCCGTTCGTTCTAA
- a CDS encoding FecR domain-containing protein translates to MPENSPHEIGKIVAVNGEAFAESESGLRPLQAGSSIFEGEELVTGADSNLEVRFVDDTLLSQGEDSRISLDDYAYDPSGDELSDYMVNITEGTFRMVTGKIAEQNPERFKVGTPLATIGIRGTTTVHEVLPGQGEKHGIEEVHSGRALIVQGFDGQIRQISQSQNIVDVSPSGQLGSVRSFSIQEYNTFREIAPSNILQEQEIRREQQEERNSDDNVQDDVSDDQPQEQTAEENQQDDQADGALPGDVFPGGGDIEDVRGGVLDAAHGILAEDGLGALADVREFDGSKVGGEPDKLGEINKPQRLEDDPDQEKDGEGDGSGEEEGGNDTAGAQGIDALPIDGKDQTAADGDDIIDDENLGTSSVSASGSSEDVSGGSETGGTSAPVVDEPSESSSGSGGSGGGSSGSGNEIFVDGKVVINGTSGVDTIIADSRASLIYGYAGDDSISGGAGDDWIHPGDGSNNIDGGGDEKDAVFYDDLSIPGIIVQVGAGSTVITHSGGTEVDTVTGINGYSGTSGNDTMTGGGTDNSYFLDTLGDDAYIQGASAGEYDTVSYELVSHDISSGVDINLEAQTAQGASGHDTYTNIQRVIGSAHVDHITGFSTGGRDATIEGGKGDDFLDGGTAGSANEVRYYNADGGVQVNLSAGTSTGADGNDTLSNFQNVRGSHYADYLVGDVHSNRLNGDEGNDTLDGGGGNDTLYGGAGNDTLIGGTGEDYLDGGGGNDTFVFNDMGTSTVTAEQMAFFESGLDTIDFAGSAGYDVNSGFAATTSTYTGTGAGIGPGSSFVLDGDNHLWYDDNGDVAGGLHFITTITVGGIAASDIKVDGAALTGMSIVDDGSGLSIIGTAGDDNIFGSAGSDDIYGMAGNDTIYGEDGEDVIWGGLGDDALYGGISVGHDDRVVYYDATSYVEVNLGEGTAIGGGGNDTLHDFEGVIGSKYDDILIGDGNNNIFWGGEGNDVIDGAGGNNTVDYEISASGVNVNLLTSIATGNGTDTLSNIDNVKGSGFSDTITGDGADNILEGEDGNDTIYGGGGADTLDGGQGEDYLDGGDGDDYIIAEAGDTVFAGSGFDILDLSGSSSGIVLDLNSNMIGNSSEINGDLSQIEKVLGTSLDDLFISRATTAETITGNGGTDSLSFINATSSVTVDFSAGTATGGCGDDVFSGMLVYYGSSHDDVFTNFTGNDVVYGGSGSDKYVYNSMSLFGPSIKDFSAEDVLEFSSSFSSATFTFDDVNKVLFCDFDGAGGTYGAEGVAVFSDDVTETLVMDAIHIV, encoded by the coding sequence ATGCCGGAAAATTCCCCACATGAGATAGGAAAGATTGTAGCCGTCAACGGTGAAGCTTTTGCGGAATCCGAGTCCGGTTTGCGTCCTTTGCAGGCCGGAAGTTCCATTTTTGAAGGTGAAGAGCTGGTTACCGGGGCGGATTCAAATCTTGAAGTGCGTTTTGTGGACGACACTTTGCTTTCGCAGGGCGAAGATTCGCGAATTTCCCTTGATGATTATGCTTATGACCCTTCCGGTGACGAGTTGTCAGACTACATGGTCAATATCACCGAAGGAACTTTCCGTATGGTGACCGGTAAGATTGCGGAGCAGAATCCCGAGCGTTTCAAAGTAGGAACTCCGCTTGCTACAATAGGCATCCGCGGAACCACCACTGTTCATGAAGTCCTTCCGGGTCAGGGTGAGAAACACGGTATCGAAGAAGTTCACAGTGGCCGCGCATTGATAGTGCAGGGCTTCGACGGCCAGATCCGCCAGATTTCCCAGTCACAAAATATAGTTGATGTTTCACCATCCGGTCAGCTTGGTTCAGTACGTTCTTTTTCCATTCAGGAATATAACACCTTCCGTGAAATCGCACCATCTAACATTCTTCAGGAGCAGGAGATAAGGCGGGAGCAGCAGGAAGAGCGCAATAGCGATGATAACGTACAGGATGATGTGTCTGACGATCAGCCGCAGGAGCAGACTGCCGAAGAAAATCAACAGGACGATCAGGCTGATGGTGCCCTTCCCGGAGATGTCTTTCCGGGAGGAGGGGATATCGAAGATGTGCGAGGCGGGGTTCTTGATGCTGCGCATGGTATTTTAGCCGAAGATGGATTGGGCGCGCTTGCGGATGTTAGAGAGTTTGACGGAAGCAAGGTTGGGGGTGAGCCTGATAAGCTTGGTGAAATCAATAAGCCGCAAAGACTGGAAGATGATCCTGATCAGGAAAAAGACGGCGAGGGCGATGGTAGCGGTGAAGAAGAGGGTGGTAATGATACTGCCGGTGCACAGGGAATTGACGCTTTGCCGATAGATGGCAAGGATCAAACTGCGGCAGACGGTGATGATATAATTGATGATGAAAATTTAGGAACGTCCAGTGTGTCCGCCAGTGGCAGTTCTGAAGACGTATCCGGTGGATCTGAGACCGGGGGAACTTCAGCACCAGTTGTTGATGAACCCAGTGAAAGCTCCAGTGGGTCCGGAGGTTCCGGTGGGGGGAGTTCCGGCTCAGGAAATGAGATTTTTGTTGATGGGAAAGTTGTGATCAACGGTACCAGTGGTGTAGATACAATCATAGCAGATTCCAGAGCCAGTTTAATTTACGGTTATGCCGGTGACGATTCTATTTCCGGTGGTGCCGGTGATGACTGGATTCATCCCGGCGACGGAAGCAACAACATTGATGGTGGCGGAGATGAAAAGGACGCTGTCTTTTATGACGATCTAAGCATTCCCGGTATCATTGTTCAGGTTGGGGCCGGAAGCACTGTTATTACCCATAGCGGGGGAACAGAAGTCGATACTGTAACTGGTATTAATGGCTACTCTGGAACCAGCGGTAACGACACCATGACCGGTGGTGGCACGGATAACAGCTATTTTCTGGATACCCTTGGGGATGATGCCTATATTCAAGGGGCTTCTGCAGGTGAGTATGATACTGTTTCATATGAACTTGTAAGTCATGACATTAGTAGTGGCGTTGATATCAATCTGGAAGCTCAGACAGCTCAAGGCGCATCCGGTCACGATACGTATACCAATATTCAGAGAGTTATAGGCTCTGCTCACGTTGACCATATTACCGGATTCTCAACAGGCGGAAGGGATGCCACCATCGAGGGCGGTAAGGGTGATGATTTTCTTGATGGAGGAACCGCCGGATCAGCCAATGAAGTCAGGTACTACAATGCAGACGGTGGTGTTCAGGTTAACCTTTCTGCCGGAACCTCTACCGGGGCAGACGGCAATGATACCCTCAGTAATTTTCAAAATGTAAGGGGTTCCCACTACGCTGACTACCTTGTCGGGGATGTTCACAGCAACAGACTTAATGGTGATGAAGGAAATGATACCCTCGATGGCGGTGGCGGAAATGATACCCTGTACGGCGGCGCGGGTAATGATACGCTCATAGGCGGGACCGGGGAAGATTATCTTGATGGCGGTGGCGGTAACGATACTTTCGTTTTTAATGATATGGGTACGAGTACTGTAACAGCAGAGCAAATGGCTTTTTTTGAGAGCGGTTTAGATACTATAGATTTCGCGGGCAGCGCCGGATACGATGTTAATTCCGGGTTTGCCGCTACCACAAGTACTTATACGGGAACTGGGGCCGGTATTGGGCCTGGTTCAAGTTTCGTCCTCGATGGTGACAACCATCTTTGGTATGACGACAACGGTGATGTGGCAGGCGGTTTGCACTTCATTACTACAATTACGGTCGGTGGAATTGCGGCGTCAGACATTAAAGTGGACGGAGCTGCCCTTACCGGGATGTCTATCGTCGATGACGGGTCCGGGCTTTCAATTATCGGTACCGCCGGTGATGATAATATATTTGGCAGTGCTGGTAGTGATGATATTTACGGTATGGCCGGGAACGATACCATCTACGGTGAGGATGGCGAAGATGTCATCTGGGGTGGTTTAGGCGATGATGCCCTGTATGGCGGCATATCAGTTGGGCATGATGACCGTGTTGTCTACTATGATGCCACATCCTATGTAGAGGTTAACCTTGGCGAGGGGACAGCTATAGGCGGTGGCGGGAATGATACTCTTCATGACTTTGAGGGTGTAATTGGCTCAAAGTATGATGATATCCTTATCGGGGATGGTAATAACAATATTTTCTGGGGCGGCGAGGGTAATGATGTTATTGACGGTGCTGGCGGTAACAACACAGTTGATTACGAAATATCAGCTTCAGGTGTTAATGTTAATCTATTAACATCCATAGCAACTGGTAATGGAACTGACACCCTGTCAAATATAGATAATGTTAAGGGTTCGGGCTTTTCAGATACAATTACCGGTGACGGTGCTGATAACATCCTTGAAGGTGAGGATGGCAATGACACTATTTACGGTGGCGGCGGCGCCGACACTCTGGATGGTGGTCAGGGAGAAGATTATCTGGATGGCGGTGATGGCGATGATTACATAATTGCTGAAGCTGGTGACACTGTTTTTGCTGGTAGTGGGTTTGATATTCTTGATCTTAGTGGAAGTAGTTCAGGGATTGTTCTAGACCTGAATAGCAATATGATAGGAAATTCCAGTGAAATTAACGGTGATTTATCACAGATTGAGAAGGTCCTGGGCACTAGTCTGGATGATTTATTTATAAGCAGAGCGACAACGGCTGAGACTATTACTGGTAATGGAGGAACGGATTCTCTGTCATTCATCAATGCGACAAGCTCTGTAACTGTTGATTTTAGCGCAGGGACGGCTACGGGTGGTTGTGGGGATGATGTCTTTTCAGGAATGTTGGTTTATTACGGATCTAGTCACGATGATGTTTTTACTAATTTTACTGGAAATGATGTCGTGTATGGTGGTAGCGGCAGCGATAAATATGTATATAATTCAATGTCACTGTTTGGTCCGAGTATTAAGGACTTCTCAGCAGAGGATGTGTTGGAATTTTCCTCCTCTTTTAGTTCCGCCACTTTCACATTTGATGATGTTAATAAGGTTTTGTTTTGTGATTTTGATGGCGCTGGAGGAACGTATGGGGCCGAGGGCGTTGCAGTCTTCAGCGATGATGTAACGGAAACATTGGTTATGGATGCAATTCATATAGTCTAA
- a CDS encoding rhomboid family intramembrane serine protease has translation MIPIRDNVPCLIKPYVLRGIIIANIAVFLFEQMLTPQGRLALFHLLGVVPARFFNPEWAVAAGYPDSGVLPLLTYMFLHSGWLHIILNLWMLWIFADNIEDAMGHGRFLIFYMVCGIIAIAVQMVINPSDSAPVIGASGAVAGIMGAYMLLYPHGQVLTLFPVIIIPFFFKIPASLFLGLWFIIQIFSGVTNHFAEGAQKVAWAAHIGGFIAGMILARFFVKKGRCVYCYVPEKKDYELPDDF, from the coding sequence ATGATCCCCATCCGCGACAACGTACCCTGCCTGATCAAACCATATGTACTCCGCGGAATTATAATCGCAAATATTGCGGTCTTCTTATTTGAGCAAATGCTGACCCCGCAGGGAAGGCTTGCTCTTTTTCACCTGCTGGGAGTAGTTCCGGCCAGGTTTTTCAACCCGGAATGGGCCGTTGCCGCAGGTTATCCGGATTCCGGAGTGCTGCCGCTTCTAACATACATGTTTCTGCACAGCGGCTGGCTGCATATAATCCTGAATTTATGGATGCTATGGATTTTCGCCGATAATATCGAGGATGCCATGGGGCATGGAAGATTTTTAATTTTCTATATGGTCTGCGGGATCATTGCCATTGCAGTCCAAATGGTGATCAATCCTTCGGACAGTGCACCTGTGATTGGCGCTTCGGGTGCGGTTGCAGGAATAATGGGCGCGTATATGCTGCTTTACCCGCACGGGCAGGTACTGACACTGTTCCCCGTGATTATCATACCGTTTTTCTTTAAGATCCCAGCATCTCTATTCTTAGGTCTGTGGTTTATCATCCAAATCTTCTCAGGAGTGACAAACCATTTTGCTGAAGGAGCTCAAAAAGTGGCATGGGCTGCACATATTGGCGGTTTTATTGCCGGAATGATTCTGGCCCGTTTCTTTGTTAAAAAAGGCCGCTGCGTTTACTGCTATGTTCCGGAGAAAAAAGACTACGAACTTCCTGACGATTTTTAG
- the coaE gene encoding dephospho-CoA kinase (Dephospho-CoA kinase (CoaE) performs the final step in coenzyme A biosynthesis.), whose amino-acid sequence MCNNEDFTENENLLVWEKTATFSDRNTRLDKFWGTALEEEGISREKVKDWIKAGFAEINGNVCKKPNQKLTGNEELTLKGEAEITSLVPEDLPLEILYNDGRIAVINKPAGLTTHPAPSCPTGTLVHRMIHHFPEIKDMDEWRPGIVHRLDKYTSGLISIALNEHDRLAMATAFAEREISKTYLAIVHGVPERDFAEIDAPMGRHPVHKTKMAVVLKGGRNARSEYETLWSDPAGRASLVKVKIFTGRTHQIRVHMAHIGHPLLGDQVYGSMEHARLVQDEPLLAKLAFRQMLHAYSLSFTHPESGEELSFTQEPPEDFINMLKALNKSVQRVGLIGMPCGGKSAVLKILAAKGVPTFSADESVARSYEKEGTGWELLRQRYGTRFMDSETGDVDKSKLFTAMCENEDLRREIMSIVHPIVQHDVKEFYKAHNNEPLAVAEVPLLLEAGWHTQRLVDAVIGVHCPEAKRTGELRIKRNITPETLAVFDSWQWDEKAKMDCCTAVIENDGDLKKIDSETDRILEVLAALRAENERLFEKHLSNMYITKEA is encoded by the coding sequence ATGTGCAATAATGAAGATTTTACAGAAAATGAGAACCTGCTTGTCTGGGAAAAAACCGCAACTTTTTCTGACCGCAATACCCGCCTGGACAAATTCTGGGGAACAGCTTTGGAAGAAGAAGGAATCTCCCGGGAAAAAGTCAAAGACTGGATTAAAGCAGGATTTGCAGAGATTAACGGAAATGTATGCAAAAAACCGAATCAGAAACTAACCGGAAATGAAGAGCTTACCCTCAAAGGAGAAGCGGAAATAACTTCACTTGTCCCGGAAGACCTCCCGCTGGAGATACTCTATAATGACGGTAGGATTGCGGTTATTAATAAACCAGCCGGATTGACCACTCACCCAGCGCCAAGCTGTCCAACCGGTACGCTTGTTCACCGCATGATTCACCATTTTCCAGAAATTAAAGACATGGATGAATGGCGGCCCGGGATTGTTCACCGCCTTGACAAATACACATCCGGTCTCATCAGCATCGCCCTGAACGAGCACGATCGCCTGGCCATGGCAACCGCCTTTGCCGAGCGGGAAATCAGCAAGACTTACCTTGCTATCGTGCATGGTGTTCCTGAAAGAGATTTCGCTGAAATAGACGCTCCCATGGGCAGGCACCCTGTTCATAAAACAAAAATGGCTGTTGTCCTTAAAGGCGGCCGTAATGCGCGTTCCGAATATGAAACTCTATGGTCTGATCCTGCCGGACGGGCAAGCCTTGTAAAAGTTAAAATCTTTACCGGGCGCACTCATCAGATAAGGGTGCATATGGCCCACATAGGCCATCCTCTGCTCGGAGATCAGGTTTACGGTTCCATGGAGCATGCCCGTCTTGTTCAAGATGAACCTCTGCTGGCGAAACTTGCCTTCCGTCAGATGCTGCATGCTTACTCTCTGTCTTTTACACATCCCGAATCAGGAGAAGAGCTCAGCTTCACTCAGGAACCGCCTGAAGATTTTATTAATATGCTCAAAGCGCTTAACAAGTCCGTGCAGCGTGTCGGACTCATCGGCATGCCATGCGGCGGTAAATCAGCAGTACTTAAAATTCTTGCGGCCAAGGGCGTTCCTACTTTCAGCGCAGATGAATCCGTTGCCCGTTCCTATGAAAAAGAAGGTACTGGATGGGAACTATTGCGGCAGCGATACGGAACCCGCTTCATGGACTCCGAAACCGGAGATGTGGACAAATCAAAGCTCTTTACAGCCATGTGTGAAAATGAAGACCTTCGCCGGGAAATAATGAGCATTGTGCACCCCATCGTGCAGCACGATGTGAAGGAATTTTACAAAGCTCATAATAATGAACCTCTGGCTGTAGCTGAAGTTCCCCTGCTGCTGGAAGCTGGCTGGCACACTCAGAGACTGGTCGATGCAGTCATCGGTGTACACTGCCCGGAAGCCAAAAGGACAGGAGAACTGCGGATAAAGAGGAATATCACCCCGGAAACTCTCGCAGTATTCGATTCATGGCAGTGGGATGAGAAAGCCAAGATGGACTGCTGCACAGCCGTCATCGAGAACGATGGAGACTTGAAAAAAATTGATTCTGAAACAGACCGTATTCTTGAAGTTCTGGCAGCATTGCGTGCAGAGAATGAAAGATTATTCGAAAAACATCTCTCAAATATGTATATCACAAAAGAGGCCTAG
- the upp gene encoding uracil phosphoribosyltransferase: MAVHVVDHPLVRHKLGILREDGISTSRFRALAQEISRLLTYEATKDLATEPKTITGWAGEVEVEEIKGKKITVVPILRAGLGMMDGVLDMVPGARVSVVGFYRNEETLQPVEYYVKLASNIEERIALILDPMLATGGTLLATIELLKKSGCTNIKGLFLVAAPEGIEKIVSEHPDVDIYVASIDEKLNDVGYILPGLGDAGDKIFGTK; this comes from the coding sequence GTGGCGGTACATGTGGTAGACCATCCTTTGGTAAGACACAAGCTCGGCATTCTCCGTGAAGACGGCATAAGCACAAGTCGTTTTCGCGCTCTGGCTCAGGAAATTTCCAGACTGCTTACTTATGAAGCAACCAAAGACCTCGCAACCGAACCAAAAACCATCACAGGTTGGGCCGGTGAAGTTGAAGTTGAGGAAATCAAGGGTAAAAAAATAACCGTAGTTCCTATTCTCAGGGCCGGCCTCGGTATGATGGACGGTGTTCTGGATATGGTTCCGGGGGCCCGAGTCAGTGTTGTCGGCTTCTACCGTAACGAAGAAACTTTGCAGCCTGTCGAGTATTACGTCAAGCTTGCAAGCAACATTGAAGAGCGTATCGCGCTCATTCTTGACCCCATGCTCGCTACCGGTGGAACCCTGCTGGCTACAATCGAACTTCTCAAGAAGTCCGGTTGCACCAATATTAAAGGCTTGTTCCTTGTGGCAGCTCCCGAAGGGATTGAGAAGATAGTAAGCGAACATCCCGACGTGGATATTTACGTCGCTTCGATCGACGAAAAACTTAATGATGTAGGATACATTCTTCCCGGTCTCGGAGACGCGGGAGATAAGATATTCGGCACCAAGTAA